TCATAAAATTGGTATAAAAAAGGAGTGGAAAGGTAAAGGTGCCACTCCTATAAGATTGTTAATTTAAAATAACTTTATAATGTCAAATTTTCTTCAGTCTCTAAATCAAAAATATGACATTTTTCCATATTGAAATAGAATTGTTCAGTTTGGTTAAAGTTAGCTTTTGTAGATTTTTCAACAGGAATTCTACAACTATATTGAGTATCTCCTAGAGAGAAATAGATAAACTCTTCATTTCCCATTTGCTCAACTATATTTATTTTACCACTAACTAGATGAGAGTCAGGATTAGTTAATCTATTACCAATATTTTCAGGTCTAATTCCAAACCAAATCTCTTGATTAATTTTATTTTTTACTTTTTCTGCTTTATCCTTAGGAAGTTCTAATAAATCTCCACTAGATAATCTAACAAATAAAGTATTGTTCTTTTCAATAATAGAAGCTTTAACAAGATTCATAGCTGGAGAACCTATAAATCCTGCAACAAATTTATTTGCTGGTTTATGATATAAATTTAATGGAGTATCCACTTGCATTATTTTTCCAAAATTTAATACACAGATTCTATCTCCCATTGTCATTGCTTCTACTTGGTCATGTGTTACATATATCATAGTAGCATTTTGTCCCTCTGCTTTTAATTGCTTATGTAGTTGAGTTATTTTTACCCTCATTGATACTCTTAATTTTGCATCTAGGTTAGATAGAGGTTCATCAAATAGGAATACATCTGGTTTTCTTACAATAGCTCTTCCTACTGCTACCCTTTGTCTTTGTCCTCCAGACATCTCCTTTGGTTTTCTATCTAGTAATTGAGTTATCTCTAATTTTTCTGCAGCTTCTCTAACTCTTTTATCAATCTCATCTTTTGGTACCTTTGCCATCTTAAGTCCAAAAGCCATGTTATCATAAACTGTCATATGTGGGTATAGTGCATAGTTTTGGAAAACCATTGCTATTCCTCTGTCTTTAGGAGGTAAGTCATTAACAAGCTTATCACCTATATAAACTTCTCCTCCAGTAATATCTTCTAATCCAGCTATCATTCTAAGAGTAGTCGACTTTGCACAACCAGATGGCCCTACAAAAACCATAAACTCTCCATCTTTAATATGTAGGTCAATTCCATGAACTGCCTTAAATCCATTTGGATATTGTTTTTCTACTTTTTTTAATATAACTTCTGCCATATTAATGCTTCCTCCTTGTGACTTACTACATTTAAATTTATATATATTTTTTTATAGAATTGATACACTCTTTTGCTATTTCAACAGTAGAATTTTCCAAAAGAATATCAATATCTATTGTATATTTTTTTAATTCGTTTATAAAAAACTCTAATTCAAAATTCCCCTTTCCTATTGGTACAACTTTTATTTCATCATTTTCAATAATGAAGTCCTTTAGGTGTATTCTAACAATTTTATGTCCAAATAATTCAAAGGATTTTTTAATAATCTCTTTTTGATTAATATAATTGTTAATTGTTAGAAAATTAACAGGGTCAAATATTACTTTTAATCTATCTGAATCTAAAATATCTAAAGCTTTTTTCATTTTTTCTGGAGTGGCAATTA
Above is a window of Fusobacterium mortiferum ATCC 9817 DNA encoding:
- a CDS encoding ABC transporter ATP-binding protein; translation: MAEVILKKVEKQYPNGFKAVHGIDLHIKDGEFMVFVGPSGCAKSTTLRMIAGLEDITGGEVYIGDKLVNDLPPKDRGIAMVFQNYALYPHMTVYDNMAFGLKMAKVPKDEIDKRVREAAEKLEITQLLDRKPKEMSGGQRQRVAVGRAIVRKPDVFLFDEPLSNLDAKLRVSMRVKITQLHKQLKAEGQNATMIYVTHDQVEAMTMGDRICVLNFGKIMQVDTPLNLYHKPANKFVAGFIGSPAMNLVKASIIEKNNTLFVRLSSGDLLELPKDKAEKVKNKINQEIWFGIRPENIGNRLTNPDSHLVSGKINIVEQMGNEEFIYFSLGDTQYSCRIPVEKSTKANFNQTEQFYFNMEKCHIFDLETEENLTL